Proteins co-encoded in one Neodiprion lecontei isolate iyNeoLeco1 chromosome 3, iyNeoLeco1.1, whole genome shotgun sequence genomic window:
- the LOC107226939 gene encoding liprin-alpha-1 isoform X3: MWNMMCDVMPTISEDSISQRSSQFSGEDANFEQLMVSMLDERDKLMDSLRESQERLQEAEARLQEVEKERDALNRQINANIPQEFSQLTKELTAARESLLEREEEISELKAERNNTRLLLEHLECLVSRHERSLRMTVVKRQAAAQSGVSSEVEVLKALKSLFEHHKALDEKVRERLRVALERNTTLEEDLAHTKEEVKLTKVFSSIKSADISPSRLTIDLRRMVRLTIVSSKTSVVIGQNHADQQGNHQQQQQQQQQQQQQQQQQQQQQQQLQNQSISNSGSTRLSNGSLDPTEQDSAVRVIDLQATVDKQSNELSTWQRRVAEMSGRVAELEETLSKAQKDLLKSQESNVKLQRDLRENVAQKEDQEERITTLEKRYLNAQRESTSLHDLNEKLEQELQHKEAQLKLQEEKIAAIQEKLELAEQKLAQYSKLPEMEEQLKQRMEALTQVRRPNQQAQERHGSAEDRIQRLEAQLEEKNAEVMRLNQRLKMNEEHNTRLSTTVDKLLSESNERLQVHLKERMHALEEKNALTQELEKTRKIAEELQNEKTEIVKELGKARLEIDNVKRQMLQQEIAFNIQQTDALTRSLSPNVVDPGSFSRSASHSSFDTHSLPRRGVKRPPMDDDSTKGYVARTLAEQEWEKLQQAHVLANVQQAFDVSSDAEGDGDNESIFSSAADVISPTGHTDAQTLALMLQEQLDAINNEIRLIQEEKQSTEARAEELESRVGSLEHMNLLARGRSLERASPPLSGRSTPKSHHSPNRDYLHKYHTAPASMSPAHLHQYAATLVSPGQLSESLPASQLQLSGEELHSVSERDSTGGGGSGGSGAASPLTARSLRLERVAQALAHSQEELRRRTGQSGFPSSGYSVHSSQDSLHKNNLSGVGLPIGQLSSSHLHMQANMSPATAAAVAAAQKKKGIKSSLGRFFSKKEKVKGKDTTMPGDVPGMGGASTPADPDYGDNISLAGTLGGKGDFDRRKKKSILDSSRHELLAGAMKAGTPFALWNGPTIVVWLELWVGMPAWYVAACRANVKSGAIMSALSDTEIQREIGISNPLHRLKLRLAIQEMVSLTSPSAPKTSRTTLAFGDMNHEWIGNVWLPSLGLPQYRSTFMECLVDARMLDHLTKKDLRGQLRMVDSFHRTSLQYGISCLKRLNYDRQQWEERRRIAETANVDVLVWSNDRVIRFIQSIGLKEYGDNLLESGVHGALIALDESFDANSLALALQIPTQNTQARQLLEREFGNLLAVGTDRRPDESNSLKS, encoded by the exons GAATTCTCTCAGTTAACGAAAGAGTTGACAGCGGCAAGGGAGAGTCTTCTCGAAAGGGAGGAGGAAATATCCGAATTAAAAGCTGAAAGGAACAACACCAGG CTCTTGTTAGAACATCTAGAATGCCTAGTATCGAGGCACGAACGTTCCCTGAGGATGACGGTGGTGAAAAGACAGGCCGCGGCACAGTCAGGAGTATCGTCAGAGGTGGAAGTACTGAAGGCGTTGAAAAGCCTGTTCGAGCATCACAAAGCCCTCGACGAAAAG GTGCGAGAACGATTGCGAGTCGCCCTAGAAAGAAATACTACGCTTGAGGAAGACTTAGCCCATACCAAAGAAGAGGTGAAGTTGACAAAAGT CTTCAGCAGTATAAAATCAGCGGACATCAGCCCAAGTCGATTGACGATAGACCTAAGGAGAATGGTCAGACTGACGATAGTCAGCAGCAAAACAAG TGTTGTGATCGGGCAGAATCATGCAGACCAGCAAGGGAACcatcaacaacagcaacaacaacaacaacaacaacaacaacaacaacaacaacaacaacaacagcagcagcaactaCAAAACCAAAGTATCTCCAACTCTGGGTCAACCAGGCTAAGCAACGGCAGCCTCGATCCCACCGAGCAAGACTCTGCTGTAAGAGTAATTGACTTGCAGGCTACCGTTGATAAGCAG AGCAACGAATTAAGTACATGGCAGCGTCGGGTAGCAGAAATGAGCGGGCGAGTAGCCGAACTCGAAGAAACGTTATCTAAGGCGCAAAAAGACCTTTTGAAATCACAGGAGAGTAACGTCAAGCTGCAGAGAGATCTCAGGGAAAATGTGGCGCAGAAGGAGGACCAGGAGGAGAGGATAACAACGCTGGAAAAGAGATATCTTAACGCTCAAAGAGAATCGACTAGTCTTCACGATCTTAACGAAAAATTGGAGCAAGAGCTTCAGCACAAAGAAGCTCAGCTTAAG ctacaagaagaaaaaatagcTGCCATACAAGAGAAGCTTGAATTAGCTGAACAAAAACTTGCCCAGTATTCGAAACTGCCAGAAATGGAAGAGCAGCTGAAGCAGAGGATGGAGGCTCTGACCCAGGTGAGGAGGCCCAACCAG CAGGCTCAAGAGAGACACGGTAGCGCGGAGGACAGAATTCAAAGGCTAGAAGCGCAGCTAGAGGAAAAGAATGCAGAAGTAATGAGATTAAATCAACGGCTAAAAATGAACGAGGAGCATAATACTCGATTGAGTACAACGGTCGACAAGCTGTTATCTG aATCTAACGAGAGATTACAAGTTCATTTGAAGGAGAGAATGCACGCTTTGGAGGAGAAAAATGCGCTCACCCAAGAGCttgaaaaaacaagaaagatCGCCGAGGAACTGCAGAATGAAAAGACAGAGATTGTCAAAGAGCTTGGTAAAGCAAGGCTCGAAATTGACAATGTTAAACGTCAAATGCTCCAACAAGAAATAGCCTTTAACATTCAACAGACCGATGCATTGACCAGAAGTCTCTCACCGAACGTCGTCGATCCCGGTAGCTTTTCACGAAGCGCTAGTCACAGCAGCTTCGATACACATTCGTTACCAAGACGAGGAGTGAAGCGACCGCCGATGGACGACGATTCCACAAAG GGTTACGTTGCGCGAACGTTAGCCGAACAGGAATGGGAGAAATTACAACAAGCCCACGTGCTGGCCAATGTACAGCAGGCCTTTGATGTTTCGAGTGACGCTGAAGGGGACGGAGATAACGAAAGCATCTTTAGCTCAGCCGCTGATGTTATCAGTCCGACGGGTCATACGGATGCTCAAACTCTCGCGTTGATGCTTCAAGAACAATTAGACgctataaataatgaaatcagATTGATACAG GAGGAAAAACAGAGTACGGAAGCTAGAGCCGAGGAACTTGAGTCTCGAGTTGGAAGTTTGGAACACATGAACCTTCTTGCACGAGGGCGAAGTTTGGAGAGAGCTTCGCCACCGTTGAGCGGACGTTCGACCCCAAAATCACATCACAGTCCGAACAGAGATTATCTTCACAAATATCACACG GCACCAGCTTCAATGTCGCCAGCACACCTCCATCAGTACGCAGCAACTCTCGTCAGTCCTGGCCAACTTTCAGAGTCCCTTCCGGCAAGCCAG CTGCAGTTGTCTGGAGAGGAATTACATTCGGTCAGTGAAAGAGACAGCACCGGTGGAGGAGGGAGCGGAGGAAGCGGCGCTGCATCTCCACTCACTGCCAGGTCGTTGCGATTGGAACGAGTCGCACAGGCGCTGGCGCACAGTCAAGAAGAGTTACGAAG ACGCACAGGGCAAAGTGGATTCCCGAGTAGCGGTTACTCCGTGCACAG CAGCCAGGACAGTTTGCACAAAAACAATCTAAGCGGTGTCGGACTTCCCATCGGTCAACTTTCCAGCTCGCATCTTCACATGCAGGCCAATATGAGTCCGGCAACGGCCGCCGCCGTCGCCGCAGCGCAAAAGAAAAAGGGCATCAAGAGCAGTCTTGGAAGATTCTTTAGTAAAAAGGAAAAG gtCAAAGGAAAGGACACCACCATGCCAGGGGATGTTCCGGGAATGGGTGGTGCAAGCACACCAGCTGATCCTGATTATGGAGACAACATTTCGCTGGCTGGAACATTGGGTGGTAAAGGTGACTTCGATCgtaggaaaaagaaaag TATATTAGACTCTTCTCGACACGAACTCTTGGCCGGTGCCATGAAGGCGGGAACTCCTTTCGCTCTGTGGAATGGACCAACAATAGTAGTTTGGCTCGAATTGTGGGTAGGAATGCCTGCTTGGTATGTCGCCGCATGTCGGGCGAATGTTAAAAGCGGAGCGATAATGAGCGCTCTGAGCGATACTGAAATACAGCGAGAGATAGGAATCAG CAATCCCTTACACCGCTTGAAGCTCAGACTAGCCATACAAGAAATGGTCTCCCTCACCAGCCCCTCTGCACCAAAAACTTCGCGCACCACCCTGGCCTTCGGTGACATGAACCATGAATGGATAGGCAACGTCTGGCTTCCCAGTCTTGGACTCCCTCAATACCGATCCACCTTTATGGAGTGCCTTGTAGACGCAAGAATGCTCGATCACTTGACCAAAAAGGATCTCAGAGGGCAGTTGAGGATGGTCGATAGCTTTCACAG AACGAGTTTACAGTACGGTATATCCTGTCTGAAGAGGTTGAATTACGATCGGCAGCAGTGGGAGGAGCGACGCAGAATCGCTGAGACAGCAAACGTCGACGTTCTGGTTTGGAGTAACGATCGCGTTATAAGATTCATACAATCTATAGGTTTAAAA gAATACGGTGATAATCTTCTGGAATCCGGTGTACACGGTGCGTTGATAGCGTTGGACGAAAGTTTTGACGCAAATAGTCTCGCTCTCGCCCTACAAATTCCTACCCAAAATACCCAG GCTAGGCAGCTACTCGAAAGAGAGTTCGGAAATTTGTTGGCGGTAGGCACCGACAGGCGACCGGACGAATCAAATAGTCTTAAATCTTGA
- the LOC107226939 gene encoding liprin-alpha-1 isoform X4: protein MWNMMCDVMPTISEDSISQRSSQFSGEDANFEQLMVSMLDERDKLMDSLRESQERLQEAEARLQEVEKERDALNRQINANIPQEFSQLTKELTAARESLLEREEEISELKAERNNTRLLLEHLECLVSRHERSLRMTVVKRQAAAQSGVSSEVEVLKALKSLFEHHKALDEKVRERLRVALERNTTLEEDLAHTKEEVKLTKVFSSIKSADISPSRLTIDLRRMVRLTIVSSKTSVVIGQNHADQQGNHQQQQQQQQQQQQQQQQQQQQQQQLQNQSISNSGSTRLSNGSLDPTEQDSAVRVIDLQATVDKQSNELSTWQRRVAEMSGRVAELEETLSKAQKDLLKSQESNVKLQRDLRENVAQKEDQEERITTLEKRYLNAQRESTSLHDLNEKLEQELQHKEAQLKLQEEKIAAIQEKLELAEQKLAQYSKLPEMEEQLKQRMEALTQVRRPNQQAQERHGSAEDRIQRLEAQLEEKNAEVMRLNQRLKMNEEHNTRLSTTVDKLLSESNERLQVHLKERMHALEEKNALTQELEKTRKIAEELQNEKTEIVKELGKARLEIDNVKRQMLQQEIAFNIQQTDALTRSLSPNVVDPGSFSRSASHSSFDTHSLPRRGVKRPPMDDDSTKGYVARTLAEQEWEKLQQAHVLANVQQAFDVSSDAEGDGDNESIFSSAADVISPTGHTDAQTLALMLQEQLDAINNEIRLIQEEKQSTEARAEELESRVGSLEHMNLLARGRSLERASPPLSGRSTPKSHHSPNRDYLHKYHTAPASMSPAHLHQYAATLVSPGQLSESLPASQLQLSGEELHSVSERDSTGGGGSGGSGAASPLTARSLRLERVAQALAHSQEELRRRTGQSGFPSSGYSVHSQDSLHKNNLSGVGLPIGQLSSSHLHMQANMSPATAAAVAAAQKKKGIKSSLGRFFSKKEKVKGKDTTMPGDVPGMGGASTPADPDYGDNISLAGTLGGKGDFDRRKKKSILDSSRHELLAGAMKAGTPFALWNGPTIVVWLELWVGMPAWYVAACRANVKSGAIMSALSDTEIQREIGISNPLHRLKLRLAIQEMVSLTSPSAPKTSRTTLAFGDMNHEWIGNVWLPSLGLPQYRSTFMECLVDARMLDHLTKKDLRGQLRMVDSFHRTSLQYGISCLKRLNYDRQQWEERRRIAETANVDVLVWSNDRVIRFIQSIGLKEYGDNLLESGVHGALIALDESFDANSLALALQIPTQNTQARQLLEREFGNLLAVGTDRRPDESNSLKS from the exons GAATTCTCTCAGTTAACGAAAGAGTTGACAGCGGCAAGGGAGAGTCTTCTCGAAAGGGAGGAGGAAATATCCGAATTAAAAGCTGAAAGGAACAACACCAGG CTCTTGTTAGAACATCTAGAATGCCTAGTATCGAGGCACGAACGTTCCCTGAGGATGACGGTGGTGAAAAGACAGGCCGCGGCACAGTCAGGAGTATCGTCAGAGGTGGAAGTACTGAAGGCGTTGAAAAGCCTGTTCGAGCATCACAAAGCCCTCGACGAAAAG GTGCGAGAACGATTGCGAGTCGCCCTAGAAAGAAATACTACGCTTGAGGAAGACTTAGCCCATACCAAAGAAGAGGTGAAGTTGACAAAAGT CTTCAGCAGTATAAAATCAGCGGACATCAGCCCAAGTCGATTGACGATAGACCTAAGGAGAATGGTCAGACTGACGATAGTCAGCAGCAAAACAAG TGTTGTGATCGGGCAGAATCATGCAGACCAGCAAGGGAACcatcaacaacagcaacaacaacaacaacaacaacaacaacaacaacaacaacaacaacaacagcagcagcaactaCAAAACCAAAGTATCTCCAACTCTGGGTCAACCAGGCTAAGCAACGGCAGCCTCGATCCCACCGAGCAAGACTCTGCTGTAAGAGTAATTGACTTGCAGGCTACCGTTGATAAGCAG AGCAACGAATTAAGTACATGGCAGCGTCGGGTAGCAGAAATGAGCGGGCGAGTAGCCGAACTCGAAGAAACGTTATCTAAGGCGCAAAAAGACCTTTTGAAATCACAGGAGAGTAACGTCAAGCTGCAGAGAGATCTCAGGGAAAATGTGGCGCAGAAGGAGGACCAGGAGGAGAGGATAACAACGCTGGAAAAGAGATATCTTAACGCTCAAAGAGAATCGACTAGTCTTCACGATCTTAACGAAAAATTGGAGCAAGAGCTTCAGCACAAAGAAGCTCAGCTTAAG ctacaagaagaaaaaatagcTGCCATACAAGAGAAGCTTGAATTAGCTGAACAAAAACTTGCCCAGTATTCGAAACTGCCAGAAATGGAAGAGCAGCTGAAGCAGAGGATGGAGGCTCTGACCCAGGTGAGGAGGCCCAACCAG CAGGCTCAAGAGAGACACGGTAGCGCGGAGGACAGAATTCAAAGGCTAGAAGCGCAGCTAGAGGAAAAGAATGCAGAAGTAATGAGATTAAATCAACGGCTAAAAATGAACGAGGAGCATAATACTCGATTGAGTACAACGGTCGACAAGCTGTTATCTG aATCTAACGAGAGATTACAAGTTCATTTGAAGGAGAGAATGCACGCTTTGGAGGAGAAAAATGCGCTCACCCAAGAGCttgaaaaaacaagaaagatCGCCGAGGAACTGCAGAATGAAAAGACAGAGATTGTCAAAGAGCTTGGTAAAGCAAGGCTCGAAATTGACAATGTTAAACGTCAAATGCTCCAACAAGAAATAGCCTTTAACATTCAACAGACCGATGCATTGACCAGAAGTCTCTCACCGAACGTCGTCGATCCCGGTAGCTTTTCACGAAGCGCTAGTCACAGCAGCTTCGATACACATTCGTTACCAAGACGAGGAGTGAAGCGACCGCCGATGGACGACGATTCCACAAAG GGTTACGTTGCGCGAACGTTAGCCGAACAGGAATGGGAGAAATTACAACAAGCCCACGTGCTGGCCAATGTACAGCAGGCCTTTGATGTTTCGAGTGACGCTGAAGGGGACGGAGATAACGAAAGCATCTTTAGCTCAGCCGCTGATGTTATCAGTCCGACGGGTCATACGGATGCTCAAACTCTCGCGTTGATGCTTCAAGAACAATTAGACgctataaataatgaaatcagATTGATACAG GAGGAAAAACAGAGTACGGAAGCTAGAGCCGAGGAACTTGAGTCTCGAGTTGGAAGTTTGGAACACATGAACCTTCTTGCACGAGGGCGAAGTTTGGAGAGAGCTTCGCCACCGTTGAGCGGACGTTCGACCCCAAAATCACATCACAGTCCGAACAGAGATTATCTTCACAAATATCACACG GCACCAGCTTCAATGTCGCCAGCACACCTCCATCAGTACGCAGCAACTCTCGTCAGTCCTGGCCAACTTTCAGAGTCCCTTCCGGCAAGCCAG CTGCAGTTGTCTGGAGAGGAATTACATTCGGTCAGTGAAAGAGACAGCACCGGTGGAGGAGGGAGCGGAGGAAGCGGCGCTGCATCTCCACTCACTGCCAGGTCGTTGCGATTGGAACGAGTCGCACAGGCGCTGGCGCACAGTCAAGAAGAGTTACGAAG ACGCACAGGGCAAAGTGGATTCCCGAGTAGCGGTTACTCCGTGCACAG CCAGGACAGTTTGCACAAAAACAATCTAAGCGGTGTCGGACTTCCCATCGGTCAACTTTCCAGCTCGCATCTTCACATGCAGGCCAATATGAGTCCGGCAACGGCCGCCGCCGTCGCCGCAGCGCAAAAGAAAAAGGGCATCAAGAGCAGTCTTGGAAGATTCTTTAGTAAAAAGGAAAAG gtCAAAGGAAAGGACACCACCATGCCAGGGGATGTTCCGGGAATGGGTGGTGCAAGCACACCAGCTGATCCTGATTATGGAGACAACATTTCGCTGGCTGGAACATTGGGTGGTAAAGGTGACTTCGATCgtaggaaaaagaaaag TATATTAGACTCTTCTCGACACGAACTCTTGGCCGGTGCCATGAAGGCGGGAACTCCTTTCGCTCTGTGGAATGGACCAACAATAGTAGTTTGGCTCGAATTGTGGGTAGGAATGCCTGCTTGGTATGTCGCCGCATGTCGGGCGAATGTTAAAAGCGGAGCGATAATGAGCGCTCTGAGCGATACTGAAATACAGCGAGAGATAGGAATCAG CAATCCCTTACACCGCTTGAAGCTCAGACTAGCCATACAAGAAATGGTCTCCCTCACCAGCCCCTCTGCACCAAAAACTTCGCGCACCACCCTGGCCTTCGGTGACATGAACCATGAATGGATAGGCAACGTCTGGCTTCCCAGTCTTGGACTCCCTCAATACCGATCCACCTTTATGGAGTGCCTTGTAGACGCAAGAATGCTCGATCACTTGACCAAAAAGGATCTCAGAGGGCAGTTGAGGATGGTCGATAGCTTTCACAG AACGAGTTTACAGTACGGTATATCCTGTCTGAAGAGGTTGAATTACGATCGGCAGCAGTGGGAGGAGCGACGCAGAATCGCTGAGACAGCAAACGTCGACGTTCTGGTTTGGAGTAACGATCGCGTTATAAGATTCATACAATCTATAGGTTTAAAA gAATACGGTGATAATCTTCTGGAATCCGGTGTACACGGTGCGTTGATAGCGTTGGACGAAAGTTTTGACGCAAATAGTCTCGCTCTCGCCCTACAAATTCCTACCCAAAATACCCAG GCTAGGCAGCTACTCGAAAGAGAGTTCGGAAATTTGTTGGCGGTAGGCACCGACAGGCGACCGGACGAATCAAATAGTCTTAAATCTTGA
- the LOC107226939 gene encoding liprin-alpha-1 isoform X5, producing the protein MWNMMCDVMPTISEDSISQRSSQFSGEDANFEQLMVSMLDERDKLMDSLRESQERLQEAEARLQEVEKERDALNRQINANIPQEFSQLTKELTAARESLLEREEEISELKAERNNTRLLLEHLECLVSRHERSLRMTVVKRQAAAQSGVSSEVEVLKALKSLFEHHKALDEKVRERLRVALERNTTLEEDLAHTKEEVKLTKVFSSIKSADISPSRLTIDLRRMVRLTIVSSKTSVVIGQNHADQQGNHQQQQQQQQQQQQQQQQQQQQQQQLQNQSISNSGSTRLSNGSLDPTEQDSAVRVIDLQATVDKQSNELSTWQRRVAEMSGRVAELEETLSKAQKDLLKSQESNVKLQRDLRENVAQKEDQEERITTLEKRYLNAQRESTSLHDLNEKLEQELQHKEAQLKLQEEKIAAIQEKLELAEQKLAQYSKLPEMEEQLKQRMEALTQVRRPNQQAQERHGSAEDRIQRLEAQLEEKNAEVMRLNQRLKMNEEHNTRLSTTVDKLLSESNERLQVHLKERMHALEEKNALTQELEKTRKIAEELQNEKTEIVKELGKARLEIDNVKRQMLQQEIAFNIQQTDALTRSLSPNVVDPGSFSRSASHSSFDTHSLPRRGVKRPPMDDDSTKGYVARTLAEQEWEKLQQAHVLANVQQAFDVSSDAEGDGDNESIFSSAADVISPTGHTDAQTLALMLQEQLDAINNEIRLIQEEKQSTEARAEELESRVGSLEHMNLLARGRSLERASPPLSGRSTPKSHHSPNRDYLHKYHTAPASMSPAHLHQYAATLVSPGQLSESLPASQLQLSGEELHSVSERDSTGGGGSGGSGAASPLTARSLRLERVAQALAHSQEELRSSQDSLHKNNLSGVGLPIGQLSSSHLHMQANMSPATAAAVAAAQKKKGIKSSLGRFFSKKEKVKGKDTTMPGDVPGMGGASTPADPDYGDNISLAGTLGGKGDFDRRKKKSILDSSRHELLAGAMKAGTPFALWNGPTIVVWLELWVGMPAWYVAACRANVKSGAIMSALSDTEIQREIGISNPLHRLKLRLAIQEMVSLTSPSAPKTSRTTLAFGDMNHEWIGNVWLPSLGLPQYRSTFMECLVDARMLDHLTKKDLRGQLRMVDSFHRTSLQYGISCLKRLNYDRQQWEERRRIAETANVDVLVWSNDRVIRFIQSIGLKEYGDNLLESGVHGALIALDESFDANSLALALQIPTQNTQARQLLEREFGNLLAVGTDRRPDESNSLKS; encoded by the exons GAATTCTCTCAGTTAACGAAAGAGTTGACAGCGGCAAGGGAGAGTCTTCTCGAAAGGGAGGAGGAAATATCCGAATTAAAAGCTGAAAGGAACAACACCAGG CTCTTGTTAGAACATCTAGAATGCCTAGTATCGAGGCACGAACGTTCCCTGAGGATGACGGTGGTGAAAAGACAGGCCGCGGCACAGTCAGGAGTATCGTCAGAGGTGGAAGTACTGAAGGCGTTGAAAAGCCTGTTCGAGCATCACAAAGCCCTCGACGAAAAG GTGCGAGAACGATTGCGAGTCGCCCTAGAAAGAAATACTACGCTTGAGGAAGACTTAGCCCATACCAAAGAAGAGGTGAAGTTGACAAAAGT CTTCAGCAGTATAAAATCAGCGGACATCAGCCCAAGTCGATTGACGATAGACCTAAGGAGAATGGTCAGACTGACGATAGTCAGCAGCAAAACAAG TGTTGTGATCGGGCAGAATCATGCAGACCAGCAAGGGAACcatcaacaacagcaacaacaacaacaacaacaacaacaacaacaacaacaacaacaacaacagcagcagcaactaCAAAACCAAAGTATCTCCAACTCTGGGTCAACCAGGCTAAGCAACGGCAGCCTCGATCCCACCGAGCAAGACTCTGCTGTAAGAGTAATTGACTTGCAGGCTACCGTTGATAAGCAG AGCAACGAATTAAGTACATGGCAGCGTCGGGTAGCAGAAATGAGCGGGCGAGTAGCCGAACTCGAAGAAACGTTATCTAAGGCGCAAAAAGACCTTTTGAAATCACAGGAGAGTAACGTCAAGCTGCAGAGAGATCTCAGGGAAAATGTGGCGCAGAAGGAGGACCAGGAGGAGAGGATAACAACGCTGGAAAAGAGATATCTTAACGCTCAAAGAGAATCGACTAGTCTTCACGATCTTAACGAAAAATTGGAGCAAGAGCTTCAGCACAAAGAAGCTCAGCTTAAG ctacaagaagaaaaaatagcTGCCATACAAGAGAAGCTTGAATTAGCTGAACAAAAACTTGCCCAGTATTCGAAACTGCCAGAAATGGAAGAGCAGCTGAAGCAGAGGATGGAGGCTCTGACCCAGGTGAGGAGGCCCAACCAG CAGGCTCAAGAGAGACACGGTAGCGCGGAGGACAGAATTCAAAGGCTAGAAGCGCAGCTAGAGGAAAAGAATGCAGAAGTAATGAGATTAAATCAACGGCTAAAAATGAACGAGGAGCATAATACTCGATTGAGTACAACGGTCGACAAGCTGTTATCTG aATCTAACGAGAGATTACAAGTTCATTTGAAGGAGAGAATGCACGCTTTGGAGGAGAAAAATGCGCTCACCCAAGAGCttgaaaaaacaagaaagatCGCCGAGGAACTGCAGAATGAAAAGACAGAGATTGTCAAAGAGCTTGGTAAAGCAAGGCTCGAAATTGACAATGTTAAACGTCAAATGCTCCAACAAGAAATAGCCTTTAACATTCAACAGACCGATGCATTGACCAGAAGTCTCTCACCGAACGTCGTCGATCCCGGTAGCTTTTCACGAAGCGCTAGTCACAGCAGCTTCGATACACATTCGTTACCAAGACGAGGAGTGAAGCGACCGCCGATGGACGACGATTCCACAAAG GGTTACGTTGCGCGAACGTTAGCCGAACAGGAATGGGAGAAATTACAACAAGCCCACGTGCTGGCCAATGTACAGCAGGCCTTTGATGTTTCGAGTGACGCTGAAGGGGACGGAGATAACGAAAGCATCTTTAGCTCAGCCGCTGATGTTATCAGTCCGACGGGTCATACGGATGCTCAAACTCTCGCGTTGATGCTTCAAGAACAATTAGACgctataaataatgaaatcagATTGATACAG GAGGAAAAACAGAGTACGGAAGCTAGAGCCGAGGAACTTGAGTCTCGAGTTGGAAGTTTGGAACACATGAACCTTCTTGCACGAGGGCGAAGTTTGGAGAGAGCTTCGCCACCGTTGAGCGGACGTTCGACCCCAAAATCACATCACAGTCCGAACAGAGATTATCTTCACAAATATCACACG GCACCAGCTTCAATGTCGCCAGCACACCTCCATCAGTACGCAGCAACTCTCGTCAGTCCTGGCCAACTTTCAGAGTCCCTTCCGGCAAGCCAG CTGCAGTTGTCTGGAGAGGAATTACATTCGGTCAGTGAAAGAGACAGCACCGGTGGAGGAGGGAGCGGAGGAAGCGGCGCTGCATCTCCACTCACTGCCAGGTCGTTGCGATTGGAACGAGTCGCACAGGCGCTGGCGCACAGTCAAGAAGAGTTACGAAG CAGCCAGGACAGTTTGCACAAAAACAATCTAAGCGGTGTCGGACTTCCCATCGGTCAACTTTCCAGCTCGCATCTTCACATGCAGGCCAATATGAGTCCGGCAACGGCCGCCGCCGTCGCCGCAGCGCAAAAGAAAAAGGGCATCAAGAGCAGTCTTGGAAGATTCTTTAGTAAAAAGGAAAAG gtCAAAGGAAAGGACACCACCATGCCAGGGGATGTTCCGGGAATGGGTGGTGCAAGCACACCAGCTGATCCTGATTATGGAGACAACATTTCGCTGGCTGGAACATTGGGTGGTAAAGGTGACTTCGATCgtaggaaaaagaaaag TATATTAGACTCTTCTCGACACGAACTCTTGGCCGGTGCCATGAAGGCGGGAACTCCTTTCGCTCTGTGGAATGGACCAACAATAGTAGTTTGGCTCGAATTGTGGGTAGGAATGCCTGCTTGGTATGTCGCCGCATGTCGGGCGAATGTTAAAAGCGGAGCGATAATGAGCGCTCTGAGCGATACTGAAATACAGCGAGAGATAGGAATCAG CAATCCCTTACACCGCTTGAAGCTCAGACTAGCCATACAAGAAATGGTCTCCCTCACCAGCCCCTCTGCACCAAAAACTTCGCGCACCACCCTGGCCTTCGGTGACATGAACCATGAATGGATAGGCAACGTCTGGCTTCCCAGTCTTGGACTCCCTCAATACCGATCCACCTTTATGGAGTGCCTTGTAGACGCAAGAATGCTCGATCACTTGACCAAAAAGGATCTCAGAGGGCAGTTGAGGATGGTCGATAGCTTTCACAG AACGAGTTTACAGTACGGTATATCCTGTCTGAAGAGGTTGAATTACGATCGGCAGCAGTGGGAGGAGCGACGCAGAATCGCTGAGACAGCAAACGTCGACGTTCTGGTTTGGAGTAACGATCGCGTTATAAGATTCATACAATCTATAGGTTTAAAA gAATACGGTGATAATCTTCTGGAATCCGGTGTACACGGTGCGTTGATAGCGTTGGACGAAAGTTTTGACGCAAATAGTCTCGCTCTCGCCCTACAAATTCCTACCCAAAATACCCAG GCTAGGCAGCTACTCGAAAGAGAGTTCGGAAATTTGTTGGCGGTAGGCACCGACAGGCGACCGGACGAATCAAATAGTCTTAAATCTTGA